One Oscarella lobularis chromosome 18, ooOscLobu1.1, whole genome shotgun sequence genomic window, TTTAGAAAGTGAGCAAACTCCAGAAGACAGCGGCGAAGTAAAGAAATCGTTCCCCATCAATAGATATAGATAATTAGATTACTTATTCTTGAGGTTGTAAAAGGAAATGGctacttttcttttccgcgtCACACCCCCGTAGTGTTTAGCGAATTAGGCGACAGCGGTCGCACGCTCATGCGATTGCTCGTTGGCGACGCGGTCAATCTTCAAGAGGGGCTCTTTCTCGATGAAACCGTGCCCGCCTGGGTAACGGATGTCGTTGTACGCGTAAGTTATAAACACCCAGACGtacgtacatacatacatgtatggGATTCTATAGCGAGTTtttcctaaatatttaaaagTGCCTTTTGTATTGCAACCGTGgaagtcttcttctttgaaaCCTCTCAGACGGTCTGcgtttatgacgtcatggttcgtttttttttttgcaatGGCGTTTCTCTCTATATAGGGATCGTTTGTCTGCGAGCGATTATTTaaaagtgagaaaagtgTGCGAGCACGTCTACGAGAAGTTGTTCTTCGGCGAAGATCTTTCCGGAAATGGGAGTAGGTCCGAAGAAGATAGCAGTTCGCGTAGTGAACGagccgaagaaaaaatcgaaattctCTGTCAAGATCAAGTAGTCTCTTTATATATAGATGATATCTTTTAGTAAGAAGACCGGCGATTTTTATAGGTTCTTGACTATAACATGGACTTGAGAACTGCCAAGTATTTCATCTGGAGAAGTGGCAATGACCTGGTGTTGCAGTACCGACTACGATACGTCGAAACGGACAAaaaggacgagaaaaaatcgtcaggaaaaaaagaaaagccaaCGACTCCGACGACAACAAAAGACTCCGACTTCGAAAAAGGTCAGAGAGACTAAAACAATAAGAATCTTTATTATTGCATTCGACACAccgaaaaaataaataaataaaaataaactCCATATCTATATCTATCTATAGTTGATATTAACTCTTAAATATCTTGACTTTCCCGTTGATATCCTTACGACAGGTCGGACATAGACGAATGGACAATGCGCATGCGCTACAGACGACCAAATGCTTACAGGGCTCCAATAAAACGTCCATATCGTCTTCGAAGCAAATCTTACACAAAttggcgtcgattcgattctcGAGTTCGACGATCTTTTCGCGCAACTCGTCCTCATTCGTCTTacctcgacgtcgtcgcttcgtcgtcgtttcgcgcaACGATTCGCGCATCATCGTTCGACGATGACTTTCGCTCGCTTCcaattcgttttcgagacGTTTCACGGTGCGACTCAGctcttcgcgtcgtttccatTCGTTTTTGTAGCGATTGTATTGGAAGACTTCTTCGGCTTTGCTCTTGGAGCATTGGACAAATTTTCCTTGGCCGTACCATAATACGGGCACTTTTCTCCACGAGTTTGTCTGCAGGTCCATGTAGAATTTCTGCCCGTTCGCTCTCACGCATATCGGTATTTCGCTTCCGCCGACGTGAGATCGAAATATTTCGTAATTCGTTTGTTTCGACGGCTTCGTTTccggtttcgtcgtcgtcgtcgccgtttgccCGTATGCAGGCGAcaacggcgtcggcgacgtcgattccggCGACCacgcttcgccgacgagaacgcgacgTACGAGACGATCCGAATAGACGCTCGACGCTCCGCATCCCATCACAACATACGGGATGCTTTATACGGGGACATCAATGAAGTCAACGTGTCGATCGTTATTGgtaagatgacgtcatcaaaagacGAGATAATCGTTTTGAGAGCGATTATGTATCACAACATACGGGATACTTTATACGGGGACATCAATGGAATGTCAAAGTCCATTATGAAGCATCTAATCAACGTGTACAATCGTTGTTGGTAATCGAAAGACGAGATAAATCGTTTTGAGAGCGATTATGCATCACAACATACGGGATACTTTATACGGGAACAT contains:
- the LOC136197719 gene encoding baculoviral IAP repeat-containing protein 7-like codes for the protein MGCGASSVYSDRLVRRVLVGEAWSPESTSPTPLSPAYGQTATTTTKPETKPSKQTNYEIFRSHVGGSEIPICVRANGQKFYMDLQTNSWRKVPVLWYGQGKFVQCSKSKAEEVFQYNRYKNEWKRREELSRTVKRLENELEASESHRRTMMRESLRETTTKRRRRGKTNEDELREKIVELENRIDANLCKICFEDDMDVLLEPCKHLVVCSACALSIRLCPTCRKDINGKVKIFKS